CTTGTGGCGTAAGTAgattttcttctttccatggTAATGGCTGACCAATCAATCCCAGTGGTATCACCGTTGGTATGGTACTTGTTCCCCAATCTCTTTCTTACGCCAAAATTGCCGAACTTGAGCCCCAATACGGTTtatactcttctttcatcggTGTCCTTACCTACGCCTTCTTTGCCACGTCCAAGGATGTTTCCATCGGTCCGGTCGCCGTCATGTCTCTCGAGACTGGTAACGTCATTCTCAGTGTGCAAGACAAGTACGGTGATCTTTATCCCAAGCCCGTTATCGCTACTGCTTTGGCATTCATCTGTGGATTCATCGTCTTGGGGATCGGATTGTTGCGAATTGGATGGCTCGTTGAGTTCAGTGAGTTCGGAGTTTCTGAGTCGCCGCGTTCCGCAGTTTTCTGACATAATCCATAGTCCCTCAACCTGCCGTATCTGGTTTCATGACTGGTAGTGCTCTCAACATCGCCGCTGGTCAATTCCCGGCTGTCTTTGGTCTGTCCAAGAAGTTTGACACCCGTGCTGCCACATACGAGGTTATCATCAACACTCTCAAACACTTGCCAGAGGCATCGTTGGACACCGCTTTCGGTATGACCGCACTTGCCACCCTTTATGGAATCAAGTGGGGATTTACCTGGCTCGGTAAACGATACCCTCGCTATGGCCGAATCACTTTTTTCTGCCAATCTCTTCGACACGCctttgtcatcatcatctggaCCATTATCTCTTGGCGTGTCAACGTTCACGCCGCTTCGCCTCGCATTTCGCTCGTCGGTCACGTCCCTTCGGGTTTGCAACACGTAGGCCGACCTTACATTGATAGCCAATTGCTTTCTGCCATCGGCCCCCACATTCCTGTTGCCActatcatccttcttctcgagcatATCTCCATTGCCAAATCTTTCGGCCGGTTGAACGGCTACAAGATTAACCCTAACCAAGAGCTTATTGCTATCGGTGTTAACAATACCATTGGTACTCTTTTCTCTGCCTACCCTTCCACCGGTTCTTTCTCTCGATCTGCTCTCAAGTCTAAGGCCGGTGTGCGCACCCCCGCTGCGGGTCTCGCCACTGGTGTTGTCGTTATCGTTGCCTTGTACGCGGTCGCCCCGGCTTTTTACTGGATTCCCAACGCGGCTCTTTCTGCCTTAATTATTCACGCCGTCGCCGACCTTGTCGCTTCTCCCAAGCACTCTTACGGCTTCTGGCGAGTTGCCCCCATCGAATACCTGATCTTCGTCGGTGCCGTTCTTTGGTCCGTTTTCTACACCATCGAGTCTGGTATCTACTGGTCTCTTGCCACCTCTGTCgttctcttgcttcttcgtATCGCGCGACCCAAAGGTCACTTCCTCGGACGTGTGCGAATCAAGCCTGAGGCTGGTAACACTCTTGAGCACATCCGGGATGTCTACGTTCCCCTTGATGAAGAGTCCTCTCGggaagatgtcaaggtTGAGAAC
The nucleotide sequence above comes from Cryptococcus neoformans var. grubii H99 chromosome 1, complete sequence. Encoded proteins:
- a CDS encoding solute carrier family 26 (sodium-independent sulfate anion transporter), member 11, with the protein product MGLIKNSLGNSRTGKFVDCSTPSLHDSSFIRIQEDSSSTAAARTSTQEDLPASMSPDVKPGFRPEMVKSKVKHYFGYTETTPETISVFDWARSQTPALGPGIKAYILSLFPFIQWVPRYNLTWLFGDLVAGITVGMVLVPQSLSYAKIAELEPQYGLYSSFIGVLTYAFFATSKDVSIGPVAVMSLETGNVILSVQDKYGDLYPKPVIATALAFICGFIVLGIGLLRIGWLVEFIPQPAVSGFMTGSALNIAAGQFPAVFGLSKKFDTRAATYEVIINTLKHLPEASLDTAFGMTALATLYGIKWGFTWLGKRYPRYGRITFFCQSLRHAFVIIIWTIISWRVNVHAASPRISLVGHVPSGLQHVGRPYIDSQLLSAIGPHIPVATIILLLEHISIAKSFGRLNGYKINPNQELIAIGVNNTIGTLFSAYPSTGSFSRSALKSKAGVRTPAAGLATGVVVIVALYAVAPAFYWIPNAALSALIIHAVADLVASPKHSYGFWRVAPIEYLIFVGAVLWSVFYTIESGIYWSLATSVVLLLLRIARPKGHFLGRVRIKPEAGNTLEHIRDVYVPLDEESSREDVKVENPPAGVIIYRFEESFLYPNASYINDRLIEQAKKVTRRGGDYSKIAAGDRPWNDPGPSKKKAAAAIEADMVKPVLKAVILDFAAVANLDTTGVQNLIDTKTEMEKWADGPVEFHFCGILSPWIRRALIAGGFGQGRAKEGAALEVAPAVIENLENAASPGIERERYNQHEASFIHEIGQPSTSTSAGTSFSEEEKRIGSGFATPSSTKTVPLLDRSTPFFHFDLADALNSLNLPENE